From a region of the Tachypleus tridentatus isolate NWPU-2018 chromosome 1, ASM421037v1, whole genome shotgun sequence genome:
- the LOC143251656 gene encoding uncharacterized protein LOC143251656 isoform X1, with the protein MVVAMPGQQSHSYVVLIILFLNILGVKALDCFKCVSIEGDNPACEDPFHNNYTTDVLESPCWAGRKHRNGLFPATACIKLSGKYEDTGNSMIVRGCALDSGTLTIDTEIVRMSHCGGFYFDERYVSGCLQSCFDDACNSVPLALSLASPLLLLTILVLMTN; encoded by the exons ATGGTtgtcgccatgccgggccaacaaagTCACAGTTACGTTGTCTTGataattttgttcttaaatatATTAG GGGTTAAAGCCTTGGACTGTTTCAAGTGTGTATCAATAGAGGGCGACAATCCGGCCTGTGAAGATCCCttccataataattatacaacAGACGTGCTCGAGTCCCCTTGCTGGGCAGGTCGGAAACATAGAAATGGGCTTTTCCCTGCCACAGCCTGCATCAAACTATCTGGAAAATATG AAGACACGGGAAACTCGATGATCGTGCGTGGGTGTGCACTGGATAGTGGAACTCTGACAATTGATACCGAAATAGTGAGGATGAGTCACTGTGGGGGCTTCTACTTCGATGAGCGTTACGTCAGTGGTTGTCTTCAGAGCTGCTTCGACGATGCGTGTAATAGCGTTCCTCTTGCTCTTAGCCTGGCGTCTCCACTGTTGCTCTTAACAATTCTGGTTCTAATGACCAATTAA
- the LOC143251656 gene encoding uncharacterized protein LOC143251656 isoform X2, with protein MVVAMPGQQSHSYVVLIILFLNILGVKALDCFKCVSIEGDNPACEDPFHNNYTTDVLESPCWAGRKHRNGLFPATACIKLSGKYDTGNSMIVRGCALDSGTLTIDTEIVRMSHCGGFYFDERYVSGCLQSCFDDACNSVPLALSLASPLLLLTILVLMTN; from the exons ATGGTtgtcgccatgccgggccaacaaagTCACAGTTACGTTGTCTTGataattttgttcttaaatatATTAG GGGTTAAAGCCTTGGACTGTTTCAAGTGTGTATCAATAGAGGGCGACAATCCGGCCTGTGAAGATCCCttccataataattatacaacAGACGTGCTCGAGTCCCCTTGCTGGGCAGGTCGGAAACATAGAAATGGGCTTTTCCCTGCCACAGCCTGCATCAAACTATCTGGAAAATATG ACACGGGAAACTCGATGATCGTGCGTGGGTGTGCACTGGATAGTGGAACTCTGACAATTGATACCGAAATAGTGAGGATGAGTCACTGTGGGGGCTTCTACTTCGATGAGCGTTACGTCAGTGGTTGTCTTCAGAGCTGCTTCGACGATGCGTGTAATAGCGTTCCTCTTGCTCTTAGCCTGGCGTCTCCACTGTTGCTCTTAACAATTCTGGTTCTAATGACCAATTAA